Proteins co-encoded in one Megalopta genalis isolate 19385.01 unplaced genomic scaffold, iyMegGena1_principal scaffold0023, whole genome shotgun sequence genomic window:
- the LOC117217812 gene encoding uncharacterized protein LOC117217812: MSCSVKISCGKSWSGSQRRINSLAEEPAAGGAGCSGQAAQQTSTLGTAATSTTTSPAASGGGGGQRIASLRPVRSIAAKKGEDTTKLLKYIEDNVIGKNGTFFGPFGRRKVVYCDYTASGRSLQFLEEYITKEVLPCLGDTHASTSICSLQSSLFRHEARDIVRHAVGAGEQDAVLFTGQGTAAALRALLRHLDLTKSTVVFVGPFEHHANLRPWREHGVRIMRVSETREGFLDLNDLERSLAKVRAEGVTQMIGCFSAASCITGVLADDVATTLLLHQFGALSIWDYTAAAPYVQIDMNPHLPGVGETTVHKDAIIFAGHKFIGGVQSPGVVVAKRSLLKDQIGTEDMRDSHHYHRDPELREESGTAGVVETIRCGLAVQLKENVTPRAIVARQDKISRQVLAHVRTIPELILLGSGSQNVKRLPIFSFMVRHPRGTFLHHNFVCAVLNDVFGIQSRGGCACAGRYAHDLMGIDQELAKEYQKVLADGEKTTDNEETNTEGLRPGFAKLSFPYFMSEAEVAFVLEALKMVATEGWKLLPQYVLNPDTGEWRHHTNSVFKERKWLSSIRYTDGKMNASERRVSGAGVLPQNYGDCLQTARNIFNRARKMAQRYPLQIDRSYNFVSERMEALRWFMLPSEAQDLLLGNSQNVKQEVPFNPTLSWNRLGHHTPTTTHDNQISCLALVNSIRRLNSDIPRTGNLQMMSASSPRHRSLPVLSSVRKTLLNSATEFQPCYSSGNEEERSASVDRNHGSTGGQRSPATCPSSPMPVRFAVGEVVTASALSAISHAGSRPIKEERDLIEAGNAGRARCNSLGSTSGGENASVNRKVASSSSSPIPPLPLSPQTLTSLGLSGNNGNSGRPRRHHCSCSSQTELNSLELESGSPSHSILSLSYHNTASPPSSYSSVGDYAEKFAAGGRSSPITANGGQRSEDDLSAYVKEVTKELATEIKSEIREVISKVDDALSETNTSENTPQHHSRNVAAPSAEDKMRHDSFTASNIAEYLMEFSKEMASEVKSEIRCMVNAVDGLHRHSPDASASDVSSNGCGSPDRGRPVPASASPRLSSGRRSGPIEISGKVGELTQQESKMSSECSSDETVIYVMKPTESEQLARSQSKTDDEEVVHDLDDDLNDEDGQERGGLEIGDARKILPKIYSAVNSVSSQDSGINLSFHESDKSLDSVDLKRSSSAESNSTNSYGRKPRAASMTGLVGKPNCKQQVRQNDDFSEDEECSSDLKEEEDQEVAFEAKDGKADAARPQWHCPPKSVWKPAVEAIQEFDMIRDNDKVLVCLSISGKDSLTLLHTLHQYRFYARSKGIDFQIGAAAVDTNGQDPIGMMSYLKTMSVPYFYEDYTGKSSCDPGDNRSVDSLDANGACSFCDRTIRARLYSIAKRHNYNVLAIGQHLDDLTDGFLVSVFHGGKLKTMKAHYYIRRQDLRVIRPFVYVREKSIRQFAESKKLVASQETRPSDLAEAQNQSKESTTQQERTYPRLSWSLRSALRPLIDAHGHRTDLDLACANSISNSSISSASSSSNGGSGGGGGQQKRQRRVKTSSLPAGSGAQCAAQEQEDNEDTDEEPVL, encoded by the exons TGGTCTATTGCGACTATACCGCTTCCGGAAGGTCGCTGCAATTCCTCGAGGAGTACATCACCAAGGAGGTGTTGCCATGCCTAGGCGACACCCATGCGTCCACTTCTATCTGCAGCCTGCAATCGTCTCTGTTCAG ACACGAAGCCAGAGACATCGTGAGACACGCGGTGGGGGCCGGCGAGCAGGATGCGGTGCTGTTCACGGGTCAAGGCACGGCGGCTGCCCTTCGCGCGCTCCTACGACACCTTGATCTCACGAAATCCACGGTGGTGTTCGTCGGACCGTTTGAGCATCACGCGAATCTGCGGCCTTGGCGGGAGCATGGTGTCAGG ATAATGCGAGTGTCGGAGACCCGGGAGGGTTTCTTGGACCTGAACGATCTCGAGCGGAGCCTGGCCAAAGTGCGAGCGGAGGGTGTTACGCAAATGATCGGCTGCTTCAGCGCTGCCAGTTGCATAACCGGCGTTTTGGCGGATGACGTCGCGACGACCCTTCTGCTGCACCAATTCGGGGCGCTCAGCATCTGGGATTACACGGCGGCAG cCCCGTACGTCCAGATCGACATGAATCCGCATTTACCGGGTGTCGGCGAGACAACGGTGCACAAAGACGCGATTATTTTTGCCGGACACAAATTCATCGGCGGCGTCCAGTCGCCCGGCGTGGTCGTCGCGAAACGGTCCCTGCTCAAGGATCAAATTGGCACCGAAGACATGAGGGACTCCCATCACTATCATCGTGACCCGGAGCTGAGGGAGGAGAGCGGCACTGCCGGTGTCGTCGAGACCATCAGATGCGGCCTCGCGGTTCAATTGAAGGAGAACGTGACGCCGCGCGCTATCGTTGCCCGGCAAGATAAAATCTCCAG GCAAGTGTTGGCCCACGTGCGCACGATCCCGGAGCTGATTCTTCTCGGCAGCGGCTCGCAGAACGTCAAGAGATTGCCCATCTTCTCGTTCATGGTGCGTCACCCGCGCGGCACGTTCCTTCACCACAACTTCGTCTGCGCCGTTTTGAACGACGTCTTCGGTATACAATCGCGCGGCGGATGCGCGTGTGCTGGTCGTTACGCTCACGACCTTATGGGCATCGACCAAGAACTCGCGAAGGAGTACCAGAAGGTGCTCGCAGACGG cgagaagaccaccgacaacGAGGAAACGAACACCGAGGGTCTGCGTCCAGGTTTCGCGAAACTCTCGTTCCCGTACTTCATGTCCGAAGCGGAGGTAGCCTTCGTGCTCGAGGCCCTGAAGATGGTCGCGACGGAGGGCTGGAAGCTGCTGCCTCAGTACGTCCTGAACCCGGACACCGGCGAATGGCGGCACCACACGAACAGCGTGTTCAAAGAACGGAAGTGGCTCAGCTCGATCCGGTACACCGACGGCAAGATGAACGCGTCGGAACGCAGAGTGTCCGGCGCCGGCGTGCTGCCTCAGAACTACGGCGACTGTCTTCAGACCGCGCGGAACATCTTCAACCGTGCGAGAAAGATGGCGCAGAGATACCCGTTGCAGATCGACCGCAGCTACAACTTCGTGTCCGAGCGGATGGAGGCGTTGCGATGGTTCATGCTGCCCAGCGAGGCGCAGGATCTGTTGCTGGGCAACTCGCAGAACGTGAAGCAGGAGGTACCCTTCAATCCGACGCTGTCCTGGAACCGGCTGGGCCATCACACGCCGACCACCACGCACGACAACCAGATCAGCTGCTTGGCCCTGGTGAACAGCATCCGCCGGCTGAACAGCGACATCCCGCGCACCGGCAACCTGCAGATGATGTCGGCCAGCTCGCCGAGGCACCGAAGCCTGCCGGTGCTCAGCTCGGTCCGGAAGACGCTGCTGAACTCCGCGACCGAGTTCCAGCCTTGCTACTCCAGCGGCAACGAGGAAGAACGGTCTGCGAGCGTGGACCGGAACCATGGCTCCACGGGTGGCCAGAGGTCGCCGGCCACTTGCCCGAGCTCCCCGATGCCCGTCAGGTTCGCCGTCGGCGAGGTGGTCACGGCATCGGCGCTCAGTGCGATCTCCCACGCCGGCAGCAGGCCTATAAAGGAAGAAAGAGACTTGATAGAAGCTGGCAACGCAGGCCGCGCCAGATGCAACTCCCTGGGCAGCACCAGCGGCGGGGAGAACGCCTCGGTGAACCGCAAGGTcgcctcctcctcgtcctccccCATCCCGCCACTCCCCCTGAGCCCCCAAACGCTGACCAGTCTAGGCTTGAGCGGGAACAACGGCAACTCCGGCAGGCCCAGGCGGCATCATTGCAGCTGCAGCAGCCAGACCGAGCTGAACTCGCTGGAGCTAGAGAGCGGCAGCCCGAGTCACTCGATCTTGTCCTTGAGCTATCACAACACGGCCTCGCCGCCGTCCTCGTACTCCTCGGTTGGCGACTACGCGGAGAAGTTCGCGGCCGGCGGCAGGTCCTCGCCGATCACCGCGAACGGCGGCCAAAGGTCCGAGGACGATCTGAGCGCGTACGTGAAGGAGGTGACGAAGGAGCTGGCGACGGAGATCAAGTCCGAGATCCGGGAGGTGATCTCGAAGGTGGACGACGCGCTCTCGGAGACGAACACGTCGGAGAACACGCCGCAGCACCACTCGCGGAACGTCGCCGCGCCGAGCGCCGAGGACAAGATGAGGCACGACTCGTTCACCGCGAGCAACATAGCCGAGTACCTGATGGAGTTCTCGAAGGAGATGGCCAGCGAGGTGAAATCCGAGATCAGGTGCATGGTGAACGCCGTCGACGGGCTGCACAGGCACTCGCCGGACGCCTCCGCCTCCGATGTTTCCTCCAATGGCTGCGGCTCGCCGGACAGAGGCAGACCGGTTCCGGCGTCCGCGTCGCCTAGGCTGTCCAGCGGCAGACGAAGCGGCCCGATCGAGATCTCGGGGAAGGTCGGCGAGCTGACGCAGCAGGAGAGCAAGATGTCCAGCGAGTGCTCGTCCGACGAGACGGTGATCTACGTGATGAAGCCGACGGAGAGCGAGCAGCTGGCGCGCAGCCAGTCGAAGACCGACGACGAGGAGGTGGTTCACGACCTGGACGACGACCTGAACGACGAGGACGGCCAGGAGAGGGGCGGCTTGGAGATCGGCGACGCCAGGAAGATCCTGCCAAAGATCTACTCGGCGGTGAACTCGGTCAGCTCGCAGGACAGCGGTATCAATTTGTCGTTCCACGAGAGCGACAAGTCGCTGGACTCGGTGGACCTGAAGCGCAGCAGCAGCGCCGAGTCGAACTCGACGAACAGCTACGGCCGGAAGCCGAGGGCGGCGTCTATGACCGGCTTGGTCGGCAAGCCGAACTGCAAACAACAGGTCCGTCAGAACGACGACTTCTCGGAGGACGAGGAGTGCTCGAGCGACttgaaggaggaggaggatcaGGAGGTCGCGTTCGAGGCGAAGGACGGGAAAGCTGACGCGGCGAGGCCGCAGTGGCATTGCCCGCCGAAGAGCGTGTGGAAGCCAGCCGTCGAGGCTATACAGGAGTTCGATATGATCAGGGATAACGACAAGGTGCTGGTGTGCTTGTCGATCAGCGGCAAGGACTCGCTGACCTTGCTGCACACGTTGCATCAGTACAGATTTTACGCGAGGTCGAAGGGCATCGATTTCCAGATCGGCGCGGCCGCGGTGGACACGAACGGACAGGACCCCATCGGTATGATGAGCTACCTGAAGACCATGAGCGTCCCTTATTTCTACGAGGACTATACCGGCAAGTCGAGCTGCGATCCCGGCGACAATCGGTCCGTGGATTCTCTGGACGCGAACGGCGCGTGCAGCTTTTGCGATCGGACGATCAGAGCGCGGCTATACTCGATCGCCAAGCGGCACAATTACAACGTGCTGGCGATCGGCCAGCATCTCGACGACCTCACCGACGGCTTCCTCGTCTCGGTGTTCCACGGCGGCAAGCTGAAAACCATGAAGGCGCATTACTACATCCGCCGGCAGGATCTCAGGGTCATCAGACCGTTTGTATACGTGCGGGAGAAATCGATCAGGCAGTTCGCCGAGAGCAAGAAGCTGGTGGCTTCCCAGGAAACCAGGCCGAGCGACCTTGCCGAG GCACAGAATCAAAGCAAAGAGTCGACGACGCAGCAAGAGCGCACCTATCCCCGGCTCTCCTGGTCCCTGAGGTCCGCCCTGCGGCCATTAATAGACGCGCACGGCCACCGAACAGACTTGGACCTGGCCTGCGCTAACTCGATCAGCAATTCGAGCATCTCCAGCgctagcagcagcagcaacggcggcagcggcggcggcggcggtcagCAGAAGAGGCAAAGACGAGTAAAAACCAGCTCCTTGCCAGCGGGATCCGGAGCCCAGTGCGCGGCGCAGGAGCAAGAGGACAATGAGGACACCGACGAAGAACCGGTCCTTTGA